Proteins from a genomic interval of Crassostrea angulata isolate pt1a10 chromosome 7, ASM2561291v2, whole genome shotgun sequence:
- the LOC128156910 gene encoding uncharacterized protein LOC128156910 → MFSPGENAQQIPETFHHLRGRATTPQLQDLVDYIDRQWFRHRVFRVQDWSVFRQTVRTNNDVEGWHNRLNTMARHGGVPFYKLVLQLRQEAEVVNVAVQSADLERETNRRNRVYTALEKRIQKAWDENMEGAWTTSHFLRAISSCYSLSINTE, encoded by the exons atgttttctcctggagaaaacg CACAACAAATCCCGGAGACGTTCCACCATTTGAGAGGAAGAGCCACCACACCACAACTTCAGGACCTGGTGGACTATATTGACCGACAGTGGTTTCGCCATCGTGTATTCAGGGTCCAGGACTGGTCAGTGTTTCGGCAGACAGTGCGCACCAACAACGACGTCGAAG GCTGGCACAACCGACTGAATACGATGGCCAGGCACGGGGGTGTGCCATTCTACAAGTTGGTGCTGCAACTGCGACAGGAAGCTGAAGTGGTCAATGTTGCTGTACAATCTGCAGACTTGGAGAGGGAGACTAACCGGCGTAACCGCGTATACACCGCCCTAGAGAAGAGGATCCAGAAAGCCTGGGATGAGAACATGGAAGGAGCTTGGACCACCAGTCACTTTCTGCGAGCGATTTCATCGTGTTACAGCCTGTCCATCAACACCGAGTGA